One part of the Terrimicrobium sacchariphilum genome encodes these proteins:
- the typA gene encoding translational GTPase TypA, whose product MQNIRNIAIIAHVDHGKTTLVDQLLKQAGTFRANQKTDERMMDSMDLEKEKGITIRAKNAAFRWHNYHVNIVDTPGHADFGGEVERIMKMVDGVLLVVDSHDGPQAQTKFVLRKAMENGLKPIVVINKIDRENARPHKVLDMVFELFMELEATDEQLDFPHIYASAKAGFAKREIDHESDNMEPLYEAIVKHIPPPPKADKDYFQMLVSNLDYSDYLGRIAYGRIISGSVKVGQSIVCVHKDGRKERGNVTALFSHEGLEKVQIESASEGDIIGLTGFEEVFIGETLVDNEEREALPFVDIDPPTIAMKICVNDSPLAGREGKLLTARQIKDRLVRETRTNVSIIVAETETAGHFDVKARGEMQIAILVEQMRREGFELLVSRPEVIFRRDEAGNLLEPMETLYVDVPPDNLGDILQSLASRKAEIVNMQHNPHSVLVEATIPTRGLIGFETDLVNVTKGHGIASHLFKEYGPHKGDIPSRNNGVLVSMEGGTSTAYALDSIQERGRLFIGPQEEIYEGMIVGENARPDDMPVNPCKAKKLTNMRSQGDGKGIQLAPPLVLSLERSLEYIAPDEYVEATPKSLRLRKKILDANARKRAQTKVNVAE is encoded by the coding sequence ATGCAAAATATTCGAAATATCGCCATTATCGCCCACGTGGACCACGGTAAGACCACGCTGGTCGACCAGCTCCTTAAACAAGCGGGAACCTTCCGCGCCAACCAAAAGACCGACGAGCGCATGATGGACTCGATGGACTTGGAAAAGGAGAAAGGCATCACGATCCGCGCGAAGAACGCCGCTTTCCGCTGGCATAATTACCATGTGAATATCGTCGACACTCCCGGCCACGCCGACTTTGGCGGCGAGGTGGAGCGCATCATGAAGATGGTCGACGGCGTGCTGCTGGTGGTGGATTCCCACGACGGCCCGCAGGCCCAGACGAAGTTCGTGCTGCGCAAGGCGATGGAAAACGGCCTCAAGCCGATCGTGGTGATCAACAAGATCGACCGTGAAAACGCGCGTCCGCACAAGGTGCTCGACATGGTGTTTGAGCTTTTCATGGAACTCGAGGCGACGGATGAACAGCTCGACTTTCCGCATATTTACGCCAGCGCCAAGGCGGGCTTCGCCAAGCGCGAGATCGACCACGAGAGCGACAACATGGAGCCACTTTACGAGGCGATCGTGAAGCACATCCCGCCGCCGCCAAAGGCCGACAAGGATTACTTCCAGATGCTCGTGTCGAACCTCGACTACAGCGATTACCTCGGTCGTATCGCCTACGGGCGCATCATCAGCGGTTCCGTCAAGGTGGGCCAGAGCATCGTGTGTGTACACAAGGATGGCCGCAAGGAGCGTGGTAATGTGACGGCGCTCTTCAGCCACGAGGGCCTGGAGAAGGTCCAGATCGAGAGCGCCAGCGAGGGCGACATCATCGGCCTGACGGGATTTGAGGAAGTTTTCATCGGCGAGACGCTGGTCGACAACGAAGAGCGCGAGGCGCTGCCCTTTGTCGACATCGACCCGCCGACCATCGCGATGAAGATCTGCGTGAACGACTCGCCGCTGGCGGGTCGCGAGGGCAAGCTGCTGACGGCGCGCCAGATCAAGGATCGCCTCGTCCGCGAGACCCGTACGAATGTGTCGATCATCGTCGCGGAGACGGAAACCGCCGGCCACTTTGACGTGAAGGCGCGTGGTGAGATGCAGATCGCGATTCTCGTCGAGCAGATGCGCCGCGAGGGCTTTGAGCTGCTCGTTTCGCGTCCCGAGGTCATCTTCCGCCGCGACGAGGCGGGCAACCTCCTCGAGCCGATGGAGACGCTTTACGTTGACGTGCCGCCGGACAACCTCGGCGACATCCTGCAGTCGCTCGCCAGCCGCAAGGCCGAGATCGTGAACATGCAGCACAACCCGCACAGCGTGCTCGTCGAGGCGACGATCCCGACGCGCGGATTGATCGGATTTGAGACGGACCTCGTGAACGTGACGAAGGGTCACGGCATCGCGAGCCACCTCTTCAAGGAATACGGACCGCACAAGGGCGACATCCCGAGCCGCAACAACGGCGTGCTGGTCTCCATGGAAGGCGGCACGAGCACGGCCTACGCGCTGGACAGCATCCAGGAGCGCGGTCGCCTGTTCATCGGGCCCCAGGAGGAGATTTACGAGGGAATGATCGTGGGTGAAAACGCCCGCCCGGACGACATGCCGGTGAATCCCTGCAAGGCCAAGAAGCTCACTAACATGCGAAGCCAGGGTGACGGCAAGGGCATTCAGCTCGCCCCGCCGCTCGTGCTCTCGCTCGAGCGCTCCCTCGAGTACATCGCTCCCGATGAATACGTCGAGGCGACCCCGAAGAGCCTGCGCCTGCGCAAGAAGATCCTCGATGCCAACGCCCGCAAGCGTGCGCAGACGAAGGTCAACGTGGCCGAATAA
- the gatB gene encoding Asp-tRNA(Asn)/Glu-tRNA(Gln) amidotransferase subunit GatB, whose amino-acid sequence MPDYIATIGLEVHVQLKTRTKMFCSCAVEYGAEPNTNVCPVCLGLPGALPVMNDEALRLTALAGLMLGCETPVTCKFDRKNYFYPDMPKNYQISQYDLPLCLGGAVPLHDLAYPKDVQKNIATKDKKIRLTRIHLEEDVAKSFHMESSTGIDYNRAGTPLVEIVSEPDIASAEEAFAYLTVLQQVMIYGGISDADMEKGQLRCDVNVSVRPSTSDKWGTKIELKNLNSISGVRRALLFEIPRQIEALERGEVLQQETRRWDDVRGETTLMRIKESAHDYRYFPDPDLLPVKTAHLIEDAVSRKPELPWEKRARYVSEYAVTEYDAAVLSNDLPTSRYFETAAKGAKKPKSIANWILNDLQSALAGASKSIAECPVAPEALDELVNLIDDGKINSRQGKEVFAEMFTSGKGAAVIVKEKGMEQVSDTGAIEALCDQAIANSAKAVAEYKAGKLAAINAIKGQVMKLSKGQANPALVGEILEKKLAS is encoded by the coding sequence ATGCCCGACTACATCGCCACCATCGGCCTCGAGGTTCACGTCCAGCTCAAGACCCGCACCAAGATGTTCTGCTCCTGCGCGGTCGAGTACGGCGCCGAGCCGAATACGAATGTCTGCCCCGTCTGCCTCGGCCTCCCCGGCGCCCTCCCCGTCATGAACGATGAGGCCCTCCGCCTCACCGCCCTCGCCGGACTCATGCTCGGCTGCGAAACCCCGGTCACCTGCAAGTTTGACCGCAAGAACTACTTCTACCCGGACATGCCGAAGAACTACCAGATCAGCCAGTACGATCTGCCCCTCTGTCTCGGCGGCGCCGTCCCGCTCCACGACCTCGCCTACCCGAAGGACGTCCAGAAGAACATCGCGACCAAGGACAAGAAGATCCGCCTCACCCGCATCCACCTCGAGGAGGACGTCGCCAAGAGCTTCCACATGGAAAGCTCCACCGGCATCGACTACAACCGCGCCGGCACCCCGCTCGTCGAGATCGTCAGCGAGCCCGACATCGCCAGCGCCGAGGAGGCCTTTGCCTACCTCACCGTCCTCCAGCAGGTCATGATCTACGGCGGCATCTCCGACGCCGACATGGAAAAAGGCCAGCTCCGTTGCGACGTCAACGTCTCCGTGCGCCCGTCGACCAGCGACAAATGGGGCACCAAGATCGAGCTGAAGAACCTCAACTCCATCTCCGGCGTCCGCCGCGCCCTCCTCTTTGAAATCCCGCGCCAGATCGAGGCCCTCGAGCGCGGCGAGGTGCTCCAGCAGGAGACCCGCCGCTGGGACGACGTCCGCGGCGAGACTACCCTCATGCGCATCAAGGAAAGCGCGCACGACTACCGCTACTTCCCCGATCCCGACCTCCTCCCGGTCAAGACCGCCCACCTCATCGAGGATGCGGTTTCCCGCAAGCCCGAGCTCCCGTGGGAAAAGCGCGCCCGCTACGTGAGCGAATACGCCGTCACGGAATACGACGCCGCCGTCCTTTCCAACGACCTGCCGACCTCCCGCTACTTCGAGACCGCCGCCAAGGGCGCGAAGAAGCCCAAGAGCATCGCCAACTGGATTCTCAACGACCTCCAGAGCGCCCTCGCCGGAGCCAGCAAATCCATTGCCGAATGTCCCGTCGCTCCCGAGGCCCTCGACGAACTCGTGAACCTCATCGACGATGGCAAGATCAACTCCCGCCAGGGCAAGGAAGTCTTCGCCGAGATGTTCACCTCCGGCAAGGGAGCCGCCGTCATCGTGAAGGAAAAGGGCATGGAGCAGGTCAGCGACACCGGAGCCATCGAGGCCCTCTGCGACCAGGCCATTGCAAACAGCGCCAAGGCCGTCGCCGAGTACAAGGCGGGCAAACTCGCCGCCATCAACGCCATCAAGGGCCAGGTCATGAAGCTCTCCAAAGGCCAGGCCAACCCCGCCCTCGTCGGCGAAATCCTCGAGAAAAAACTCGCCTCCTAG
- a CDS encoding NACHT domain-containing protein: protein MHDYQLERLNTRSFEQLIQALGLEIIGKQLMVFGDGPDGGREASFDGLINYPSGGKCWDGCGIVQAKFRQYPDALAKVNADWAIKQLNSELSKFEPRRESEKQVVRGERICPEYYVFATNLSLSSVAKTGGKDRICSILDNFKKSHGLKDYAVWDRDQICRFLDVYRDIRSTYAAWLLSGDVLAEVADFVRLKKTDFLKTIRRYLEVGLLDDQFAKLSQGGYTDATAIPLSRVFVDLPVKVSNERNYIDSSSDEYDFNDLSDEELDLNEQERVTFLDLFFEEGRQVLKPSANFNNKLGSAGLRQTAGRVVLVGGPGQGKTTISQFACQLYRAALLQEDSAKRSPQVRAALSHIENQAGDIPKPKVLRYPLRIDLKKLAESLAGEGGLSSSSLLDYLVKHISERTDCELSKSEFRKWLSSYPWLIVLDGLDEVPASSNRKRMMDAIRDFVSSEVHDEDADILILATTRPQGYSDEFDPNFYLHLPLASLNANEALKYGSRLASARHPNNNLRVDDLCSALKRATENPATVRLMESPLQVTIMLALIEGGGEPPEQRWKLFHDYYDVIYRREKERNTIFSKILRTYEPDIHWLHHRAGWVLQQRNAAIGSTAARLSHSEFEEIVETRLQKRGHSESEGRATLVRQIREAATDRLVFLVGNSANEIGFEIRSLQEFMAAEHIFSGPESCVLETIREIAPHSYWRNVFLFAAGRIFFEKEHLTDSLIGICGRLNEVIVNQERKFIAPGSRLALAMLEDGVSRNQPENSRALSRCAARILDVLLPDETSRLLELFSSEAKEVWNEELGRRLQVDEGCFPYALWKLCLDLVRGGNKFAENLMLTGFPWKSDSVGVFLSEVVPEISRIPSEFWISFRNYIYVHSPAIWRRMFAGEMLPQSLRFSPIKELFNIYSQDFESDGITLLDNDGAETCNALVYNGDRRLAQWAELGNLPEEVSADVHPVWGDFCLVSEFARNCSSENLIRQFSLMSSDFSCGESVSGEFPWQINACLIARQLGFSVEEICKVIHGGGLGHVADWERWGAAWRGGIRISELGFPKDKFKLVSDQHQGIVFSANAWRHSGGVMRRSLLLL, encoded by the coding sequence ATGCACGACTATCAGCTGGAACGTCTTAATACCCGCTCATTTGAGCAGCTTATTCAAGCTCTTGGCTTGGAAATAATTGGTAAGCAGTTGATGGTTTTTGGTGACGGTCCGGACGGCGGACGAGAAGCTTCGTTTGATGGTTTGATAAATTATCCTAGTGGGGGAAAGTGCTGGGACGGATGTGGCATTGTGCAAGCCAAGTTTCGACAATACCCGGATGCTCTTGCCAAGGTCAATGCCGATTGGGCTATTAAACAGTTGAATTCGGAGCTTTCGAAATTTGAGCCGCGACGGGAGAGCGAGAAGCAGGTTGTGCGAGGAGAAAGAATATGTCCCGAATACTACGTATTTGCTACAAACTTGTCTCTAAGTTCTGTAGCGAAAACGGGAGGAAAGGATCGTATATGTTCTATTCTAGACAATTTCAAAAAATCTCACGGGCTGAAAGATTATGCTGTGTGGGACCGTGATCAGATATGCCGATTTCTAGATGTATATCGTGATATTCGTTCCACTTATGCAGCGTGGTTGCTTTCGGGTGATGTTCTGGCGGAAGTTGCAGATTTTGTTCGGCTTAAGAAAACAGACTTTCTTAAAACTATTCGACGATATCTAGAAGTTGGGTTGCTGGATGATCAATTTGCGAAGCTTAGTCAGGGTGGATACACGGACGCAACCGCAATTCCTCTATCCAGAGTTTTTGTAGATCTGCCCGTAAAGGTGTCAAATGAACGAAATTATATAGATTCATCTTCTGACGAGTACGATTTTAATGATCTCTCTGATGAGGAGTTGGATTTAAATGAGCAGGAACGAGTGACCTTTCTCGATCTATTTTTTGAAGAAGGTCGTCAGGTATTGAAGCCTTCGGCTAATTTCAACAATAAATTGGGAAGTGCTGGTCTGAGGCAGACAGCTGGAAGGGTGGTTTTGGTTGGTGGTCCAGGCCAAGGCAAGACTACAATTAGTCAATTTGCGTGTCAGTTGTATAGAGCTGCGCTACTTCAAGAAGATTCCGCTAAACGGTCCCCTCAGGTTCGAGCTGCGTTATCTCATATTGAAAATCAGGCTGGCGACATTCCGAAACCGAAGGTTCTTCGCTATCCGCTGCGTATTGATCTGAAGAAGTTGGCTGAATCGCTCGCCGGGGAGGGTGGTCTTTCGTCCAGTTCACTTCTTGATTATCTGGTAAAACATATATCGGAGAGAACCGACTGTGAATTAAGTAAATCTGAATTTCGCAAATGGCTATCGAGTTATCCTTGGTTGATTGTTCTTGATGGTCTTGATGAAGTGCCTGCCTCAAGTAATCGCAAGAGAATGATGGATGCAATTCGTGATTTTGTTAGCTCGGAAGTGCACGATGAGGACGCAGACATATTAATTCTAGCAACTACGAGGCCTCAAGGTTATTCCGATGAATTTGATCCAAACTTCTATCTTCATCTTCCGCTTGCTTCGCTTAATGCAAATGAAGCGCTGAAGTATGGTAGTAGGCTCGCGAGTGCACGTCATCCTAATAATAATTTAAGGGTTGATGATCTCTGTAGTGCTCTGAAGAGAGCTACGGAAAACCCTGCTACCGTGCGTTTGATGGAATCTCCCTTGCAGGTAACGATCATGCTTGCACTTATTGAAGGCGGAGGAGAGCCGCCTGAACAGCGGTGGAAGCTTTTTCACGATTATTATGATGTGATTTATCGAAGGGAAAAGGAGCGAAACACAATTTTTTCAAAAATTCTTAGAACATATGAACCAGATATTCATTGGCTTCATCATCGCGCGGGTTGGGTGCTGCAACAGCGGAACGCTGCGATTGGTTCTACCGCAGCGCGGCTTTCTCATTCTGAATTTGAGGAAATCGTGGAAACTAGACTGCAAAAGCGTGGGCACTCGGAATCGGAAGGGCGCGCAACACTTGTAAGGCAAATACGGGAAGCTGCAACCGATCGACTTGTGTTTCTAGTAGGGAATAGCGCCAACGAGATTGGATTCGAGATTCGTTCCCTTCAGGAGTTTATGGCGGCTGAACATATCTTTTCGGGGCCAGAATCATGCGTGCTAGAAACAATTCGTGAAATAGCTCCTCACTCTTACTGGAGAAATGTATTCCTGTTTGCAGCTGGTAGGATATTCTTTGAAAAAGAACATCTAACGGATTCCTTAATTGGTATCTGTGGACGGTTGAATGAGGTGATTGTCAACCAGGAGCGCAAATTTATTGCTCCGGGTTCCCGGCTTGCGTTAGCAATGCTGGAAGATGGCGTGTCGAGAAATCAACCGGAGAATTCTCGTGCCCTTTCGCGTTGTGCAGCACGAATACTGGATGTGCTGCTTCCCGATGAGACTTCGAGGTTGCTCGAATTATTTTCAAGCGAGGCTAAGGAGGTGTGGAATGAAGAGCTTGGGAGAAGATTGCAGGTAGATGAAGGATGTTTTCCTTATGCTCTTTGGAAGCTGTGTTTGGATCTGGTTCGAGGAGGTAACAAATTTGCCGAGAATCTGATGCTAACAGGCTTTCCGTGGAAGAGTGATAGTGTTGGAGTGTTTCTTTCGGAGGTGGTTCCGGAAATCTCGAGAATTCCGTCGGAATTTTGGATTTCATTTAGGAATTATATTTATGTGCATTCTCCGGCTATATGGAGGCGGATGTTTGCTGGAGAAATGCTGCCGCAGTCGTTGAGATTTTCACCGATCAAAGAGCTCTTTAATATATACTCTCAAGACTTTGAAAGTGATGGAATTACTTTGCTTGATAACGATGGGGCGGAAACCTGTAATGCTCTAGTCTATAATGGTGACCGAAGACTTGCTCAATGGGCGGAATTGGGAAATCTTCCAGAAGAGGTGAGTGCGGATGTGCATCCGGTCTGGGGTGATTTTTGTTTGGTTTCCGAGTTTGCTCGCAATTGCTCATCGGAAAACTTAATCCGACAGTTTTCGTTAATGAGTAGCGATTTTTCTTGTGGAGAGTCGGTCTCTGGCGAGTTTCCGTGGCAAATAAATGCGTGCCTTATTGCTCGGCAATTAGGGTTTTCAGTTGAGGAGATTTGCAAGGTAATTCATGGTGGAGGATTGGGGCATGTTGCTGACTGGGAGCGCTGGGGTGCCGCTTGGAGGGGTGGTATTAGAATTTCTGAATTGGGATTCCCGAAAGATAAGTTTAAGTTAGTTTCCGATCAGCATCAAGGTATTGTGTTTTCTGCGAATGCATGGCGTCATAGCGGGGGGGTGATGAGGCGCAGTTTGCTGTTGCTTTAA
- a CDS encoding carboxypeptidase regulatory-like domain-containing protein, with the protein MSLSPLLFLLIGSSSLFVLTFAVLALLPRLSAARRLLVWQASFAAVAACVPLAFLHLSLPLPILPAQSAPAAASSSATSSLEPHEPVPSVPVGTSVNIPPGDESISSNASSFDWAALIWTVWTFGVSFTIVRTVIGFLILRSVSRRATYLGRTDDHGFLSADATRGVAVYSSGEIGTPMAAGLFVPAILIPGELLTESNHSLRAVLLHETAHVRRGDVAFFIVVRLVSAIHWFNPFVWIAAARLRAESERAADDDALKGAIPPADYAETLLATVRRLRMADHRLFPASRMAGSSEISSRLSRVLDGGVDRSAPRSATRAMALVAAIATTLVATIVRPVAAETTSAPAAGKTFFVRCFDEQGNPVPEAEVYLYEMIGKRLLYQHGSDLQEFAHGPLKTDLKGEASFTLHAKDGEPFAARLLARLPGKLVGGTYASEFPKDTPFEIKLHPSGRITGRVTTSEGGSLAKVKVRLLRWMLMQTERYEAFTAYPSLEHDQFPAFMETRPDAEGRFELTDLPASASAAVAAFGPGYGLAQRISMPGHSSPLEITLEKEAFIEGTITNAGTGTPAAGARLTARPDPKSGLRGDLIPFEARADAQGRFRIGSLQEGGYTVSLDWTDKWTMQPVDVVVKNGETKSITLQRQAGTVVSGIVSEQDTGKPIAGALVSAVSNDVGGQGLDSSQTGSDGRYSLLLPPGDSLIYISSVPAGFAYPAKQAGRIVSIQDGKVATGDTDITLAVEKARPARAAKATGRVVDEKGRPLANVLISARFDPLSPANPMGSQSGPLGSSDTDGAFEVTLYPDCKYILAVGGVTQSSAERKFETGSGTRHDLGDFVLRPANATAAGIVVDEKGHPVANASVSSHSAHKRAWGANSVSTDAAGRFTLPHLLPDEGFQIVVSAPGFELAAAAKNLSPGTTDIRVVLKKDLVPAR; encoded by the coding sequence ATGAGCCTTTCCCCGCTCCTGTTTCTCCTCATCGGCTCGTCCAGCCTGTTTGTCCTCACCTTTGCAGTCCTGGCATTGCTGCCGCGTCTCTCTGCCGCGCGACGACTACTCGTCTGGCAGGCTTCCTTTGCGGCAGTCGCCGCCTGTGTCCCGCTGGCGTTCCTGCACCTGAGTCTGCCTCTCCCGATCCTGCCGGCGCAAAGTGCACCGGCCGCCGCGTCGTCATCAGCGACGTCATCGCTCGAGCCTCACGAGCCAGTTCCTTCGGTGCCCGTCGGCACGTCCGTCAACATCCCGCCCGGGGACGAGTCAATTTCCTCCAACGCTTCATCATTCGATTGGGCCGCCCTTATCTGGACGGTCTGGACTTTCGGTGTTTCGTTCACGATCGTCCGCACTGTCATCGGTTTCCTGATCCTGCGCAGCGTGAGTCGGCGCGCGACTTATCTCGGACGCACGGACGACCATGGCTTTCTCTCCGCCGATGCGACGCGCGGAGTGGCGGTATATTCCTCCGGAGAAATCGGGACCCCCATGGCTGCCGGTCTCTTCGTTCCGGCGATTCTCATTCCGGGGGAACTGCTCACGGAGTCGAACCACTCTCTGCGAGCGGTATTGCTCCACGAGACCGCTCACGTGAGGCGAGGCGATGTCGCGTTTTTCATTGTTGTGAGGCTTGTATCGGCCATTCACTGGTTCAACCCGTTCGTCTGGATCGCGGCGGCGAGACTCCGCGCCGAGTCGGAACGAGCAGCTGACGACGACGCGCTGAAAGGCGCGATCCCCCCGGCCGACTATGCTGAGACCCTTCTTGCCACCGTGCGCCGTTTGCGGATGGCCGATCATCGCCTCTTTCCAGCATCCCGCATGGCTGGGAGTTCCGAGATCAGCTCGCGTCTGTCCCGTGTACTGGATGGAGGCGTGGACAGGTCCGCCCCGAGGTCCGCGACACGGGCGATGGCCTTGGTCGCTGCAATCGCCACCACGCTCGTCGCCACCATTGTGCGTCCCGTCGCAGCGGAAACTACCTCCGCTCCCGCCGCGGGAAAAACCTTCTTCGTCCGATGTTTCGATGAGCAGGGAAATCCCGTGCCGGAGGCCGAGGTTTATCTCTATGAAATGATCGGAAAGCGCCTGCTGTATCAACACGGCTCTGACCTTCAAGAGTTTGCCCACGGCCCGCTAAAAACCGACCTGAAGGGAGAAGCATCCTTTACGCTGCATGCAAAAGACGGCGAACCATTCGCCGCACGTCTCCTCGCCCGACTGCCGGGAAAACTTGTCGGCGGGACCTATGCGAGCGAATTCCCCAAAGACACCCCCTTTGAGATCAAGCTGCACCCCAGCGGTCGGATCACCGGGCGGGTCACCACGAGCGAAGGAGGGAGTCTTGCTAAAGTAAAAGTGCGCCTCCTGCGATGGATGCTAATGCAAACGGAGCGCTACGAGGCGTTTACCGCCTATCCCTCGCTCGAGCACGATCAGTTTCCCGCCTTCATGGAGACACGCCCCGACGCGGAGGGTCGTTTTGAACTCACCGACCTCCCGGCGAGCGCCTCCGCCGCAGTCGCGGCCTTCGGACCTGGCTATGGATTGGCCCAGCGAATCTCCATGCCCGGCCACTCCTCCCCGCTGGAGATTACCTTGGAAAAGGAGGCTTTCATTGAGGGCACGATCACCAACGCAGGGACAGGCACCCCGGCGGCGGGAGCCCGCCTTACCGCCAGGCCCGATCCCAAATCGGGTCTCCGTGGCGACCTGATTCCCTTCGAGGCGCGCGCCGACGCGCAAGGCCGCTTCCGCATCGGCTCGCTCCAGGAGGGAGGATACACCGTTTCGCTGGACTGGACCGACAAATGGACCATGCAGCCCGTGGATGTCGTAGTGAAAAACGGAGAGACAAAATCCATCACCCTTCAGCGCCAGGCTGGAACCGTCGTCTCCGGTATCGTGTCGGAACAGGACACCGGCAAACCCATCGCAGGAGCTTTGGTCTCCGCCGTGAGCAACGATGTCGGCGGGCAGGGACTCGACTCCTCGCAGACCGGCTCCGACGGTCGCTATTCCCTGCTCCTCCCACCCGGCGATTCGCTCATCTACATATCCTCCGTCCCTGCGGGATTCGCCTATCCTGCAAAGCAGGCGGGACGCATCGTCTCGATCCAGGATGGCAAGGTGGCAACCGGCGACACAGACATCACCCTGGCTGTCGAGAAGGCCCGGCCTGCCCGCGCGGCAAAAGCGACAGGGCGCGTCGTCGATGAAAAGGGCCGCCCCTTGGCCAATGTGCTCATCTCCGCGCGTTTTGACCCGCTCTCTCCAGCAAATCCCATGGGATCACAAAGCGGCCCGCTGGGGTCGAGCGACACTGATGGTGCGTTTGAGGTCACTCTCTACCCGGACTGCAAATACATCCTTGCCGTCGGCGGTGTGACGCAAAGCTCTGCCGAGAGGAAATTTGAAACAGGCTCCGGCACCCGGCATGACTTGGGAGACTTCGTCCTCCGCCCCGCCAATGCGACCGCTGCCGGCATCGTGGTCGATGAAAAAGGCCATCCGGTGGCCAATGCGTCGGTATCATCCCACTCTGCTCATAAACGCGCCTGGGGAGCCAACAGCGTGTCCACTGACGCCGCCGGACGCTTCACTCTCCCGCACCTGCTTCCCGATGAAGGCTTTCAAATAGTCGTTTCCGCTCCGGGTTTCGAGTTAGCCGCCGCTGCGAAAAATCTCTCGCCCGGCACCACGGACATCCGCGTGGTTTTGAAGAAAGACCTCGTTCCCGCCAGATAG
- the aroC gene encoding chorismate synthase encodes MSSNFGEVFRISTWGESHGGGVGVVIDGCPARLPLSEADIQPDLDRRRPGQSDIVTPRKEADECQILSGVFQGRTLGTPISIMVRNTDARPSAYTEMQTMYRPSHADFTYQAKYGIRNWEGGGRSSAREAIGRVAAGAVAKKILRTLHPGIEILSYITAIHDISVAIDPLAVTSEAIEANSVRCPDAATAAAMIERIKEVRSDGDSVGGVLECVVRGCPRGLGEPVFDKLDADLAKAMLSLPATKGFEIGSGFAGSKLRGSEHNDPFRIVDGQVRTTTNLSGGIQGGISNGEPIVFRVAFKPTATISRAQDTVTVTGENASLAARGRHDPCVLPRAVPMVEAMTALVLVDHLLRQRAQDALPREE; translated from the coding sequence ATGTCGAGCAACTTCGGAGAAGTATTCCGCATTTCCACCTGGGGGGAATCCCATGGCGGGGGCGTTGGCGTGGTGATTGATGGCTGCCCGGCGCGGCTGCCGCTTTCCGAGGCCGACATCCAGCCCGACCTCGACCGCCGCCGCCCCGGCCAGAGCGACATCGTCACCCCGCGCAAAGAGGCCGATGAGTGCCAGATCCTTTCCGGCGTCTTCCAGGGCCGCACCCTCGGCACGCCCATCTCCATCATGGTGCGCAACACGGACGCCCGTCCCTCGGCCTACACCGAGATGCAGACGATGTACCGCCCGTCGCACGCGGATTTCACCTATCAGGCGAAATACGGCATTCGCAACTGGGAGGGCGGCGGGCGCTCCTCCGCTCGCGAGGCCATCGGCCGCGTCGCCGCCGGCGCGGTCGCGAAGAAAATCCTCCGCACCCTGCACCCGGGGATCGAGATCCTTTCCTACATCACGGCCATTCACGACATCAGCGTCGCCATTGATCCGCTGGCCGTGACCTCCGAGGCCATCGAGGCGAATTCCGTGCGCTGTCCCGACGCCGCCACCGCCGCCGCCATGATCGAGCGCATCAAAGAGGTGCGCAGCGACGGCGACTCCGTCGGCGGCGTGCTCGAGTGCGTCGTGCGCGGGTGCCCGCGTGGACTCGGCGAACCGGTCTTTGACAAGCTCGACGCCGACCTCGCCAAGGCCATGCTCAGCCTCCCGGCCACGAAGGGCTTTGAAATCGGCTCCGGCTTCGCGGGCAGCAAACTCCGCGGCTCCGAGCACAACGACCCCTTCCGCATCGTCGACGGCCAGGTCCGCACGACCACAAACCTCTCCGGCGGCATCCAGGGCGGCATCAGCAATGGCGAGCCCATCGTCTTCCGCGTCGCTTTCAAACCCACCGCCACCATCTCGCGGGCGCAGGATACCGTGACCGTCACGGGTGAAAACGCCAGCCTCGCCGCACGCGGCCGCCACGATCCCTGCGTGCTCCCGCGCGCCGTTCCCATGGTGGAGGCCATGACGGCCCTCGTCCTCGTCGACCACCTGCTCCGGCAGCGCGCGCAGGACGCCCTTCCCCGGGAAGAATGA
- a CDS encoding BlaI/MecI/CopY family transcriptional regulator, with protein sequence MPRAKFSLANLSRRERQIMEIIYSRGRASAQEVLESLESPPSYSAVRAALSLLEKKGLLTHSRAGAKYLFEPVVSPEKAKVSVLKRVLEAFFDNSASSVVATLVGSRELAVSDKELARLEKLITDARKERSK encoded by the coding sequence ATGCCCCGAGCGAAGTTCTCACTCGCCAACCTCAGTCGCCGCGAGCGCCAGATCATGGAAATCATCTACTCCCGAGGCCGGGCCAGCGCCCAGGAGGTCCTGGAGAGTTTGGAGTCGCCTCCGAGCTATTCCGCTGTCCGGGCAGCGTTGAGCCTGCTGGAAAAGAAGGGTCTGCTCACCCACAGCCGGGCGGGCGCCAAGTATTTGTTCGAGCCGGTGGTATCGCCAGAGAAAGCCAAGGTCTCCGTGCTCAAGCGCGTGCTGGAGGCCTTCTTTGACAACTCCGCCTCGAGTGTCGTGGCTACACTGGTCGGTAGTCGCGAGCTCGCGGTTTCCGACAAGGAACTCGCTCGCCTGGAAAAGCTGATAACCGATGCGCGAAAGGAACGCTCGAAATGA